The following proteins come from a genomic window of Ornithinimicrobium cryptoxanthini:
- a CDS encoding electron transfer flavoprotein subunit alpha/FixB family protein, giving the protein MAEVLVLVDHVDGDVRKTTAEMLTAAARLGEPSAVFVGAGFEAAQETLAKYGAAKVYRIDDQAVTDHLVAPTAEVLAQLVAQASPAAVLLPSSSEGKEIAGRLAIKTESGLIVDAVDVQPGDGGGVRTVQSVFAGNYTVTSSVTKGSPIVTVKPNSIPVQEAPAAATDETVTVALSDQATAAKIVERKEKAQSGRPQLTEAAIVVSGGRGTAGDFGPVEQFADSLGAAVGASRAAVDAGWYPHSSQVGQTGASVSPQLYVAAGISGAIQHRAGMQTSKTIIAVNKDPEAPIFELVDFGVVGDLFNVLPQATADVQARKA; this is encoded by the coding sequence ATGGCTGAAGTGCTCGTTCTGGTCGACCACGTCGACGGAGATGTCCGCAAGACCACCGCTGAGATGCTGACCGCTGCCGCCCGCCTGGGTGAGCCGTCGGCCGTCTTCGTAGGTGCCGGTTTCGAGGCGGCCCAGGAGACCCTGGCGAAGTATGGCGCGGCGAAGGTCTATCGCATCGACGACCAGGCCGTCACCGATCACCTGGTGGCCCCGACCGCAGAGGTGCTGGCCCAGCTGGTGGCGCAGGCCAGCCCGGCCGCGGTGCTCCTGCCGTCCTCGTCCGAGGGCAAGGAGATCGCCGGTCGCCTGGCTATCAAGACCGAGTCGGGCCTCATCGTCGACGCCGTCGACGTCCAGCCCGGTGACGGCGGTGGCGTGCGCACGGTGCAGTCGGTGTTTGCCGGCAACTACACGGTGACCAGCTCGGTGACCAAGGGTTCCCCGATCGTGACCGTCAAGCCCAACTCGATCCCGGTGCAGGAGGCCCCGGCTGCCGCCACTGACGAGACCGTCACCGTGGCGCTGTCCGACCAGGCCACCGCCGCCAAGATCGTGGAGCGCAAGGAGAAGGCACAGTCCGGCCGCCCGCAGCTGACCGAGGCCGCGATCGTCGTCTCTGGTGGTCGTGGCACCGCCGGTGACTTCGGGCCGGTCGAGCAGTTCGCCGACTCGCTCGGGGCGGCTGTCGGCGCCTCGCGTGCGGCGGTGGACGCCGGCTGGTATCCCCACTCCAGCCAGGTCGGCCAGACCGGTGCCTCGGTCTCCCCGCAGCTGTATGTCGCGGCCGGCATCTCCGGTGCGATCCAGCACCGCGCCGGCATGCAGACCTCCAAGACGATCATCGCGGTCAACAAGGACCCCGAGGCCCCGATCTTCGAGCTCGTGGACTTCGGCGTGGTCGGCGACCTGTTCAACGTCCTGCCGCAGGCGACCGCGGACGTCCAGGCCCGCAAGGCCTGA
- a CDS encoding cysteine desulfurase family protein has translation MPDSPVYLDHAATTSTLPEVIDAVVEQMGRLGNASSLHGAGRTARRVVEESRESIAADLGVRPSEVIFTSGGTESDNMSVKGTWFHHHETGTGRTRLIVSGIEHHAVLDPVEHLVTEHGAQVTYLEPDATGVVRPETLEAALQEHASDTALVSVMWANNEVGTVQPIAELAALAREHGVTFHSDAVQALGQVALPLGEVDADLVTVTGHKIGGPMGVGLLIAGRDQNPVPLTHGGGQERQLRSGTLDTPAIAGLAVAVRRAVAEQEIHAKTMIHLRDRIIQGALDLDPTIQVSGPWEPGDGIRRLPANAHLRVPDCDGDSLLYLLDAAGVQCSTGSACQAGVPQPSHVLMAMGVDEPEARGSLRLTLGRTSSDADVDALLEALPGAIDRARRARGATRKSS, from the coding sequence GTGCCTGATTCCCCCGTCTACCTCGACCATGCCGCGACGACCTCGACCCTGCCCGAGGTCATCGACGCGGTGGTGGAGCAGATGGGCCGGCTCGGCAACGCCAGCTCGCTCCACGGGGCCGGGCGCACCGCACGGCGCGTCGTCGAGGAGTCGCGGGAGTCGATCGCGGCCGACCTGGGGGTGCGCCCGTCCGAGGTGATCTTTACCTCTGGTGGCACTGAGTCCGACAACATGTCTGTCAAGGGCACCTGGTTCCACCACCACGAGACCGGCACGGGGCGCACCCGGCTGATCGTCAGCGGCATCGAGCACCACGCCGTGCTCGACCCGGTGGAACACCTCGTCACCGAGCACGGGGCCCAGGTCACCTATCTGGAGCCAGACGCCACCGGCGTGGTCCGCCCCGAGACGCTCGAGGCCGCCCTGCAGGAGCACGCGTCCGACACCGCGTTGGTCAGCGTGATGTGGGCCAACAACGAGGTCGGCACGGTGCAGCCGATCGCCGAGCTGGCTGCCCTGGCCCGCGAGCACGGCGTGACCTTCCACAGCGACGCGGTCCAGGCGCTCGGCCAGGTGGCGCTGCCCCTCGGCGAGGTCGACGCCGACCTGGTCACGGTCACCGGCCACAAGATCGGCGGCCCGATGGGCGTCGGCCTCCTCATCGCCGGTCGCGACCAGAACCCGGTGCCACTGACCCACGGTGGTGGGCAGGAGCGCCAGCTGCGCAGCGGCACCCTCGACACCCCCGCGATCGCCGGCCTCGCGGTCGCCGTGCGCAGGGCAGTCGCTGAGCAGGAGATCCACGCCAAGACGATGATCCACCTGCGCGACCGCATCATCCAGGGGGCACTCGACCTCGACCCGACCATCCAGGTGAGCGGACCGTGGGAGCCAGGTGATGGCATCCGCCGCCTGCCGGCCAATGCGCACCTGCGCGTGCCGGACTGTGACGGCGACTCCCTCCTCTATCTCCTGGACGCCGCGGGCGTGCAGTGCTCGACCGGCTCCGCCTGCCAGGCGGGCGTGCCCCAGCCCAGCCACGTGCTGATGGCGATGGGCGTGGACGAGCCGGAGGCACGCGGCTCCCTGCGACTGACCCTGGGCCGCACCTCCAGCGACGCCGACGTCGACGCCCTCCTCGAAGCCCTGCCGGGCGCCATCGACCGCGCGCGCCGGGCGCGGGGTGCGACCCGGAAGAGCTCATGA
- a CDS encoding electron transfer flavoprotein subunit beta/FixA family protein — translation MNIVVCVKYVPDAQSERSFEPDHTTDRDAVDGLLSELDEYAVEAALALNEAGDGGEVTVVTMGPDDAVAAIKKSLQMGADKGVHVLDDAIAGSDAVASSLVLAEAIKKLGGETPVDLVITGLASTDGSMSVVPAMLAERLGLPQVTFASELTVEGGTARIRRDGDTASETVEATLPAVVSVTDQINEPRYPSFKGIMAAKKKPVETWGLADLGIDPAQVGLAAAWSTVDSVEARPPRSKGEVVTDEGEGGKALAEFLASRKFV, via the coding sequence GTGAACATCGTCGTCTGTGTGAAGTATGTGCCGGATGCCCAGTCCGAGCGCTCCTTCGAGCCGGATCACACCACCGACCGCGACGCGGTCGATGGTCTGCTCTCCGAGCTTGATGAGTATGCCGTTGAGGCGGCCCTGGCGTTGAACGAGGCCGGTGACGGCGGCGAGGTCACGGTCGTGACCATGGGTCCGGACGACGCAGTGGCTGCGATCAAGAAGTCCCTGCAGATGGGTGCCGACAAGGGTGTCCACGTGCTGGACGACGCGATCGCCGGCTCCGACGCCGTGGCGAGCTCCCTGGTGCTGGCCGAGGCGATCAAGAAGCTGGGTGGCGAGACGCCGGTGGACCTGGTGATCACGGGTCTGGCCTCCACCGACGGGTCGATGAGCGTGGTGCCGGCGATGCTGGCCGAGCGGCTGGGTCTGCCGCAGGTGACGTTCGCCTCCGAGCTGACTGTCGAAGGTGGCACCGCCCGCATCCGCCGCGATGGTGACACCGCGAGTGAGACCGTCGAGGCGACGCTGCCGGCCGTGGTGTCGGTGACCGACCAGATCAACGAGCCGCGCTACCCCTCCTTCAAGGGGATCATGGCGGCGAAGAAGAAGCCGGTGGAGACCTGGGGTCTGGCTGACCTGGGCATCGACCCGGCCCAGGTGGGTCTGGCCGCCGCGTGGAGCACCGTCGACTCGGTCGAGGCGCGCCCGCCGCGCAGCAAGGGCGAGGTCGTCACCGACGAGGGCGAGGGCGGCAAGGCCCTGGCTGAGTTCCTGGCCTCCCGCAAGTTCGTCTGA